The following coding sequences are from one Streptomyces venezuelae window:
- a CDS encoding formimidoylglutamate deiminase — protein sequence MTTESSTETYWLEQAWLGTHVEPGVAVDVAGDRITAVRRGVDAPPPGATVLRGLTLPGLANAHSHAFHRALRGTVQVGSGTFWTWREVMYAVADRLTPDTYHALARAVYAEMALAGITTVGEFHYLHHAPGGTPYADPNAMGEALIQAAADAGIRITLLDTAYVASGLLDADRGKAPDRHQLRFSDGTTEKWAERASLLKDRPHARIGAAIHSVRAVPARQLGTVAQWSSARPAPLHVHLSEQTAENEACMATHGCTPTQLLSDHGVLGARTTGIHNTHLTEEDIALLGGSSTGTCMCPTTERDLADGIGPALRLQQAGSPLSLGSDSHAVIDILEEARAMELNERLRSHTRGHWTAAALLHAATADGHAALGWPDAGTLERGALADLTTITLDSVRTTGPLPRLAAETAVFAATSADVRHTVVGGAHVVRDGEHALVEDVPGALREAVAALRD from the coding sequence GTGACGACGGAGAGCTCGACGGAGACTTACTGGCTGGAGCAGGCCTGGCTCGGCACGCACGTCGAGCCGGGCGTCGCGGTCGACGTGGCGGGCGACCGGATCACGGCCGTCCGCCGGGGCGTCGACGCGCCCCCGCCCGGCGCGACGGTCCTGCGCGGCCTGACGCTCCCCGGCCTCGCGAACGCCCACTCGCACGCGTTCCACCGCGCGCTGCGCGGCACGGTCCAGGTCGGCTCCGGCACGTTCTGGACGTGGCGCGAGGTCATGTACGCGGTGGCGGACCGCCTCACTCCGGACACGTACCACGCGTTGGCGCGGGCGGTGTACGCGGAGATGGCGCTGGCCGGCATCACGACGGTCGGCGAGTTCCACTACCTCCACCACGCCCCCGGCGGCACCCCCTACGCCGACCCGAACGCGATGGGCGAGGCACTGATCCAGGCGGCGGCGGACGCGGGCATCCGCATCACGCTCCTGGACACGGCGTACGTCGCGTCAGGCCTCCTCGACGCGGACCGCGGCAAGGCCCCTGACCGCCACCAGCTGCGCTTCTCCGACGGTACGACGGAGAAGTGGGCGGAGCGGGCGTCGCTCCTCAAGGACCGCCCGCACGCCAGGATCGGCGCGGCGATCCACTCCGTACGGGCGGTACCGGCGCGGCAGCTGGGCACGGTGGCGCAGTGGTCGTCCGCCCGCCCGGCCCCGCTCCACGTCCACCTCTCCGAGCAGACGGCGGAGAACGAGGCGTGCATGGCGACACACGGCTGCACACCGACACAGCTCCTGTCGGACCACGGAGTCCTGGGCGCACGCACGACGGGCATCCACAACACCCACCTCACGGAAGAGGACATCGCCCTTCTCGGCGGCTCGTCGACCGGCACCTGCATGTGCCCCACGACGGAACGCGACCTCGCGGACGGCATCGGCCCGGCGCTCCGCCTCCAGCAGGCGGGCAGCCCCCTCTCCCTGGGCAGCGACAGCCACGCGGTGATCGACATCCTGGAGGAGGCCCGCGCCATGGAGCTGAACGAACGCCTCCGCTCCCACACGCGCGGCCACTGGACGGCGGCGGCCCTGCTCCACGCGGCGACGGCCGACGGCCACGCGGCCCTGGGCTGGCCGGACGCGGGCACGCTGGAGCGAGGCGCGCTCGCGGACCTCACGACCATCACCCTGGACTCGGTCCGCACGACGGGCCCCCTCCCACGCCTGGCGGCGGAGACGGCGGTGTTCGCGGCGACGTCGGCGGATGTGCGGCATACGGTGGTGGGGGGCGCGCATGTCGTACGAGACGGGGAACACGCGCTGGTCGAGGACGTACCAGGGGCGCTGAGGGAGGCGGTGGCGGCGCTCAGAGACTGA
- a CDS encoding allantoate amidohydrolase, whose translation MWAELLPIGRDPDSRGYRRYAWTRADADCRAWFKAQADTRGLTYELDRNGNQWAWLGDPAAGDAVVTGSHLDSVPDGGAFDGPLGVVSSFAALDELRAREAQLTRPLAIVNFGDEEGARFGLACVGSRLTAGQLTVEAAHRLTDGDGVTLPRAMEAAGYDPYGIGPDPERLARIGAFVELHVEQGRALDLTGHPVGIASAIWPHGRWRFDFRGEANHAGTTRLVDRRDPMLSYAETVLAARREAELAGAVATFGKISVEPNGVNAIPSLVRGWLDSRAADQSTLDTVVTGIEKAAREYAERNGIDLDVVRESFTPVVEFEDALRDELGKILAPRTERPLPVLGTGAGHDAGILSGSIPTAMLFVRNPTGVSHSPAEFAAEDDCLAGVTALADVLEGLACR comes from the coding sequence ATGTGGGCGGAGCTGCTGCCCATCGGCCGCGACCCGGACAGCCGCGGCTACCGCCGCTACGCCTGGACACGCGCCGACGCGGACTGCCGCGCCTGGTTCAAGGCGCAGGCGGACACCCGCGGACTGACGTACGAGCTGGACCGCAACGGCAACCAGTGGGCGTGGCTCGGCGACCCCGCGGCCGGTGACGCGGTCGTCACCGGCTCCCACCTCGATTCGGTGCCGGACGGCGGCGCGTTCGACGGCCCGCTGGGTGTGGTGTCGTCGTTCGCGGCCCTGGACGAACTCCGGGCGCGCGAGGCCCAGTTGACCCGCCCCCTCGCGATCGTCAACTTCGGCGACGAGGAGGGCGCCCGCTTCGGCCTGGCCTGCGTGGGCTCACGCCTCACCGCCGGACAGCTGACGGTCGAGGCCGCGCACAGGCTGACGGACGGCGACGGCGTGACGCTGCCGCGGGCGATGGAGGCGGCGGGCTACGACCCGTACGGCATCGGCCCGGACCCCGAACGCCTGGCCCGTATCGGCGCGTTCGTGGAACTGCACGTGGAACAGGGCCGCGCCCTGGACCTCACCGGTCACCCGGTGGGCATCGCGTCCGCGATCTGGCCGCACGGCCGCTGGCGCTTCGACTTCCGGGGCGAGGCGAACCACGCGGGCACGACGCGCCTCGTGGACCGCAGGGACCCGATGCTGTCGTACGCGGAGACGGTCCTTGCGGCACGCCGCGAGGCGGAACTCGCGGGCGCGGTGGCCACCTTCGGCAAGATCTCGGTCGAACCGAACGGCGTCAACGCGATCCCGTCGCTCGTACGCGGCTGGCTGGACTCGCGCGCCGCCGACCAGTCGACGCTGGACACGGTCGTGACCGGCATCGAGAAGGCGGCACGCGAATACGCGGAGCGGAACGGCATCGACCTCGACGTCGTCCGCGAGTCGTTCACTCCGGTGGTCGAGTTCGAGGACGCGCTCCGGGACGAGCTGGGCAAGATCCTCGCCCCCCGCACCGAGCGGCCCCTCCCCGTCCTCGGCACGGGCGCGGGACACGACGCGGGTATTCTGTCCGGCTCGATCCCCACCGCCATGCTGTTCGTACGGAACCCCACGGGTGTCTCGCACTCCCCGGCCGAGTTCGCCGCCGAGGACGACTGCCTGGCCGGGGTGACCGCACTGGCCGACGTACTGGAAGGGCTGGCGTGCAGGTGA